The Deltaproteobacteria bacterium genomic sequence GGACGAAAAAGACGGTCAAACACGTTGTCCCCCGGCGCGCCCTCCCGAAAACGTGGGCGGACGCGCGGTGCGGAAGGTCAGGGCGTTTTCAAAATGTCGTGCGGGCCCACGCGTCGCAGGACGGCGACGTCCCGCTCGATCCGCAGCGTGATCCGATACCCCCCTGTCACCTTCACGCGCCAGATTCCCGTCACGCCGCTCATCTTTTTCAGGTCGAGTGACGGATGATCGGGACTCGACGCGAGCAATTCGATCTGTTTGTCGACCCGCGCCCGAATTTCGCGAGGAAGCCTCGCGTAGTCGCGGACGAACCGGTCGGAGAAGACGATGCGCATGGTTGCGGTCCGCTACTTTGCCCGACGTTTCCCGCCACCGGGTTTGGTTTTACGCGCGGTCGCGGGTTTGCCGGCGGCGGCCCGGGATTTCTTTCCGGGTTTCGCCGACCGGATTTCTCGCGTCGCGGTGTGAAGAAAACCGATCGCCGTGGCCGCGTCGTCGAAAGGACCGTGCACCCGCCCGGCGGCGATGTCCTCGTCGGCCTCCGCTTCGGCCTCGCGCCACGGACGCGTGTGATACCAGGCGTCGTCGGCGTGCACGATCCTCGCGGGCCGCATGACGATCGCGCCGTTTTTCAGCTCGGCGCTCACGACGTCGCCGGGACCGAGTCCCAGCGCCTTTCGAAACTTCGCCGGCAACGTGACCGAGCCGT encodes the following:
- a CDS encoding type II toxin-antitoxin system RelE/ParE family toxin; protein product: MRIVFSDRFVRDYARLPREIRARVDKQIELLASSPDHPSLDLKKMSGVTGIWRVKVTGGYRITLRIERDVAVLRRVGPHDILKTP
- a CDS encoding AbrB/MazE/SpoVT family DNA-binding domain-containing protein — encoded protein: MPTTKVTTNGSVTLPAKFRKALGLGPGDVVSAELKNGAIVMRPARIVHADDAWYHTRPWREAEAEADEDIAAGRVHGPFDDAATAIGFLHTATREIRSAKPGKKSRAAAGKPATARKTKPGGGKRRAK